TCCCTGCCGCCTGCGGCGGCGCGGGCCGCGTCTTTCCGCCCCCGCGGCCGTGTCTCCTGCCGTCGCACCGCGGGATGCGGCGTCTACAGGCCGACCAGCCCCGCGTCCATGAGCACGAGGAAGGTCAGCAGGATCAGCCAGAGCACGATGCGCGGCAAATGCAGGCGTCCGATGATCCAGGCGGCGGCCAGTACGGCAGCGCCGCCGCCCATACACCAGAGGAGCGTATGCCGGTCCCCGCCGTAGGGCAGCAGCATGGCGGCCGCCACGGTCAGCAGGCAGGCATTGACGACCTTGATGCGGCCGGTCCAGTTGATGAGCCCCAGACGCTTGAGCCAGGCCAGGGCGGCCAGCCCGTAGCGCAGGGCGAAGAAAAACGTGCCTGTCCTGAAGGCCAGCAGGGCCACGGCCAGCAGGGCCGTCAGCAGGATGGCGGGCAGCGTGTGCCCGGCCAGCAGGAGGCAGATGCAGCACAGGGCCCAGCAGGGGAAGACGCCCCCTTCAAAAAAGCCGTCCCCCACAGCGGAAAGCGTGGTGCCCAGCGTGCGGCGCACCGTGTCCAGCGCGTTGGAGGGCAGTTTGCCCTGGGCCACCTGTTCTTCGATGTTCAGCAAAAGACCCATGTAGAACGGCAGCATGTAGGGATGGGTGTTGCTGTGGGCGCTGTAGTGGGCCGCCGCCTGTGCCTGGGCTTCGGCATCGGGATACAGGTGCCGCAGTGCCGGTTCCAGGGCGAACAGCAATCCCAGCTGCTGCATGCCGCGTGCCGTGACGGCGGCGTTGATGCAGCAGCTTCGCGCAAGGCAGGAAAGGGCTGTCCGGGTGGGCAACATGACGGGCTCGCTTGGTTGGGCGGTCGGTTCCGTGGCGGAGAAAGGCTCAGGCGCGGGTCAGCAGCTCGTACAGCTCCTTGGCGCTCCAGCCGGGGGCCATCTCCTGGGCCCGGCGGGCCACTTCCTTGGGCTTGAGGCGCCCGTCCGCGGCGGCCATGACGGCGTCCAGCGCCCGGCGGGCCCCGGCTTCGTCGGCGCGTTCCTTCTGTTCCGGCGGGCCGATGATGACCGTGATCTCGCCCAGCAGCTCTTCGGGCAGCTCCTGCCATTTCTCCAGACGACCAAGTATAAATTCCTCATGGGTCTTGGTCAATTCCCGGCACACGGCCACGGCCCGGGGGCCCAGCAGTTCCGCGGCCTGGGCCAGGCTCTCGCGCAGACGGTCCTTGCGCTCGAAAAAGATGAGCGAGCCCGGGGTGCGGGCAAAGGCCGAGAGCGTGGCGCGGCGGCCCGCGGCATCACGGGGCAGAAAGCCCAGAAAGGTATAGGGCAGGGGAGGGATGCCCGCGGCGGAAAGGGCCGTCACCGGTGCCGAAGGGCCGGGCACGGGCGAGACGGGCAGGCCCTCGGCCCGGCAGGCGCGCACCAGACGGTAACCCGGGTCGGCCAGCAGGGGCGTGCCCGCATCCGAGACCAGGGCCAGGTTCTGCCCCTGGCGCAGCAGGCGCAGGACCTCTTCCTGGCGCTCGCTCTCGTTGTGGTCATGGAAGCTCAGGAAGCGGCGGGCCGGGATGTCGCACTGGCTGCACAGCAGGCCGGCGCGGCGGGTGTCCTCGGCCAGGATGAGGTCGGCACCGGCAAGGATCTCGCGGGCGCGGGGAGAAAGGTCACCAGGGTTGCCAAGAGGCGTGGCCACTATCCACAGATGGCCCGGAGCCGGAGAGGTCGAAAGCATGGCGGATGTGCTCCATGTGCGGGCCCGCGGGCCCCGGTTCGATGCAGACAAGGTCAAAGCGGCAGGGCAGGTGCCACTGGTCGTGCGCGGCCAGCCAGGCCCGTGCGGCCCGGATCAGGCTCTGGCGCTTGCGCGGTCCCACCGCGTCCCGGGCGCTGCCCAGGCTGCCCGGCCCGCGCGTTTTGACTTCCACGAAAACAAGAGTGTCGCCTTCCCGGCAGACAAGGTCAAGTTCCAGCGGGCCGCTGCGCCAGTTGCGGGCCAGGACGCGCATGCCGTGCGCGCGCAGCAGGGTGGCGGCGGCCTCCTCTCCGGCACGGCCCAGGGCGGCCTTGTGGTCCCCGCCCGCAGGCGCGCGCCCCGTCTGTGGTTCGGGAGGATCGCCCAGACGGCGCAGGCGGGACAGAAAACTCACAGCAGGCTCCCCTGCCGGGTCCCGGGGCCGTCTTCCCTGTCGGGCAGCACGCCGCGAAAGGTCAGCCGGTGCTGGCGGCAGGGCCCCAGACGGTGCAGGGCCTCGTAATGGTCAGCCGTGCCGTAGCCCTTGTGCCGGGCGAAGCCGTAGCCGGGATGGTGGCGGTCCAGATGCTCCATGAGCCTGTCCCGGTAGGTCTTGGCCAGGATGGAGGCCGCGGAGATGGCGGGCACGGAGCGGTCCCCGCCCACCACGGCATGCTGGCGGGGCAGGTCGGGGGCGTCGGCATGGCGCTTGCGCCAGTGCGGCAGCAGGACGGGCCCGGGCACGGTCTTGTTGCCGTCCACCAGCAAAAGGCCGGGCCTGCGCCTGAGGCTGGCCACGGCGCGGCTCATGGCCTCGAAGGTGGCCTGCAGGATGTTGATGCGGTCGATGGTGGCAGGCCAGATCACGCCCAGTCCCCAGGCCAGGGCGCACTGGCGGATCAGGGGCGCCAGATGTTCCCGCCTGGCGGCGCTCAGGGCCTTGGAATCCGTGAGGCCCGGCAGGTCATACCGTTCCGGCAGGATGACGGCCGCCGCCACCACGGGGCCGGCCAGGCAGCCGCGGCCCGCCTCATCGATGCCCGCCATGAGCAGGGGACGGGAGGGCGGGGCGCAGAGCAGGCCCTGTTCGGGGGCCGGTATGGCGGAGGATCGTTTGCGACGGGGGGGCACTGTCTTTCACTCTGTTGCTGAAACGACAAAGACCTCACCCCGCGCAAGGCAGGGTGAGGTTCGGTCCGTTGCTCTTCTGCCCGGGCATGTTCACAGGACCCTCAGGCCGCCATGGACATTCCGCCGGGCTGCGGATCAGAAGCGGCCGCGGGGCTTGATGCGGGCGGCTTTGCCCTTGAGGGCGCGCAGGTAGTACAGACGGCTGCGGCGCACGCGGCCCTGGCTCACCACTTCCACATGGTCGATGAAGGGGGAGTGCAGGGGGAAGATGCGTTCCACGCCCACGCCGTCAGAGATCTTGCGCACGGTGAAGGTGGCGTCGGTGGTGCCGCGCTGGATGCGGATCACGTTGCCCTGGAACACCTGAATACGCTCTTTTTCGCCTTCCACGATGCGCAGATGCACTTTCACCGTGTCGCCGGAGCGAAACACGGGCATATCCATACGCATGTTTTCACGTTCGATTTTCTTGATGATATCCATGCCCTACTCCTTGAATACGCAGCCTTGGGACGGCTGTCGTCGTGAAGAAAAACTGTGGCGCTTACTTGTAATCGCCCAAAATTCTGTCGGCCAGGATAGCGGCCGCGCTCCGCACCGAAAGGTGGTTGTAGCCCAGATACCGTATGGGTCTGAGCACCCCGTCACACCGGGCGAGCACCTCGGGGGCCAGCCCCTGGGCCGTACCCAGCAACAGCAGCACGGGGCCTTCTTCGCACATGCGGCACACATCCGCCGGACAAAGCGGCGGGGGCGCGTGCTTGTGAGCGGGCCAGGAGGCGGAACTGGCCACCACCCGGGGCCGCATGCCCGTGCGCTCCGTGAGATGTTCCACAGCGGCATCCACGGATCCGGCAGGACAAACCGTGGCGAGCGCCTGGGCCCGGTCCGGGTTGCCCCTGCTTCCCGCGCCCTGCGTCCAGTGCCGGACTATGGCCTGTAGCAGACGCTGCTGGTCCTCCAGCGGGGTCACGGCATAGAACGGTCCCATCGCATAGCTGCGGGAAATCCGGGCTATATCGTGAATATCCAAATTTGTCAAAGAGGAAACGCCGGAAATTTTCCGGCCCAGCAGCACGGGATAGTGCACGAGGCAGAACGAAAGGTTCCTGCCGGCCCTGGTTCGGGGCAGCGTGGCCAGATGGCGGGCATCTTCCGCCGCCAGGGGCGCGCTGTCCAGCAGGTCGGGCCGCACCCGCAGCGTGGTGGCCAGCGACTGCTGGCGCCGCCAGCGTGCGACGGCCCCGTGGTCCCCGCCCCGCAGCACCTCCGGCACCTCGCGGCCTTCCAGCACGTCGGGCCGCGTGTAATGGGGGTACTCCAGCAGGCCGTTGGAAAAACTTTCATCGTCCCCGGACTCCTCCTTGCCCATGAAGCCGGGCACCAGCCGCGCCACGGACTCGATGACGGCCAGGGCCGCCGTCTCGCCGCCGTTGAGCACGGCTTCGCCCACGCTCACGGGCTCCAGGGGGAAGATGTCCAGCAGGCGGGCATCCAGTCCTTCATACCGGCCGCAGATCAGGGTCAGGTCTTCTTCCCGGGCCAGCTCGCGGGCCAGCGCGTCATTGAGGGGGCGCCCGCTGGGGGCCAGCAGGATCATGCGCCCCGGCTTTTCGATGGAGCGCAGCGCCGCGGCCACCGGCTCGCCCTGCATGACCATGCCGGGACCGCCGCCGTAGGGGCGGTCGTCCACATGATGGTGACGGCTGGTGCTGAAGCTGCGGGGATCGTGGAAGGAGAAATCCACGATGCCGGCTTCGCGGGCGCGGCCCAGCAGTGCCGTCTCAAGGGGCGAGCGGAAAAACTCCGGGAAGAGGCTGACCAGATGAAAGCGAAGCATGGGCGCACAGTGACCCAAAAGCGGACATAAGGCAAGAAATGTTTGTGTGCGGCAGGCAACGGAAAGCAAGAAAATGGGAAGACAAAAGACGAGAGGAGTGGAACAGGAGTGTCACGGCGAAATTTATACCGTGCACAAGGAGGGAAAGAGGCTGGTATTTCCAGCGCCGTCATTGCGCTGGCCATCCTTCAGAAGAAGAGCTGATTCCGGGTATATTCGTGTCCCTTCAGTGCCGAGAGGTGTGGCAACGATCTGCGATGACACAACGTTCACATGCCGGGCTGGCTGTACAGATCTCCCCGTAGCCTTTGGCACAGAACCGCCAGATAAGATCATCTATTTCGACCTTTAAAAGCCCTGTCTCCTCTGCAAGTTGTTCCATCTTCTGTTCGACATCTGCAAGAGATGCGGGGCTGCTTGCAAGACAACTTCCCATTCTGTCCGCTCCCAGAAATCGCCGTATATGAACATCAGGTTTTGCGGCATCGATACCTACATT
This is a stretch of genomic DNA from Desulfovibrio piger. It encodes these proteins:
- a CDS encoding ribonuclease HII, whose product is MAGIDEAGRGCLAGPVVAAAVILPERYDLPGLTDSKALSAARREHLAPLIRQCALAWGLGVIWPATIDRINILQATFEAMSRAVASLRRRPGLLLVDGNKTVPGPVLLPHWRKRHADAPDLPRQHAVVGGDRSVPAISAASILAKTYRDRLMEHLDRHHPGYGFARHKGYGTADHYEALHRLGPCRQHRLTFRGVLPDREDGPGTRQGSLL
- the rplS gene encoding 50S ribosomal protein L19 codes for the protein MDIIKKIERENMRMDMPVFRSGDTVKVHLRIVEGEKERIQVFQGNVIRIQRGTTDATFTVRKISDGVGVERIFPLHSPFIDHVEVVSQGRVRRSRLYYLRALKGKAARIKPRGRF
- the trmD gene encoding tRNA (guanosine(37)-N1)-methyltransferase TrmD, producing MLRFHLVSLFPEFFRSPLETALLGRAREAGIVDFSFHDPRSFSTSRHHHVDDRPYGGGPGMVMQGEPVAAALRSIEKPGRMILLAPSGRPLNDALARELAREEDLTLICGRYEGLDARLLDIFPLEPVSVGEAVLNGGETAALAVIESVARLVPGFMGKEESGDDESFSNGLLEYPHYTRPDVLEGREVPEVLRGGDHGAVARWRRQQSLATTLRVRPDLLDSAPLAAEDARHLATLPRTRAGRNLSFCLVHYPVLLGRKISGVSSLTNLDIHDIARISRSYAMGPFYAVTPLEDQQRLLQAIVRHWTQGAGSRGNPDRAQALATVCPAGSVDAAVEHLTERTGMRPRVVASSASWPAHKHAPPPLCPADVCRMCEEGPVLLLLGTAQGLAPEVLARCDGVLRPIRYLGYNHLSVRSAAAILADRILGDYK
- the rsmI gene encoding 16S rRNA (cytidine(1402)-2'-O)-methyltransferase, with product MLSTSPAPGHLWIVATPLGNPGDLSPRAREILAGADLILAEDTRRAGLLCSQCDIPARRFLSFHDHNESERQEEVLRLLRQGQNLALVSDAGTPLLADPGYRLVRACRAEGLPVSPVPGPSAPVTALSAAGIPPLPYTFLGFLPRDAAGRRATLSAFARTPGSLIFFERKDRLRESLAQAAELLGPRAVAVCRELTKTHEEFILGRLEKWQELPEELLGEITVIIGPPEQKERADEAGARRALDAVMAAADGRLKPKEVARRAQEMAPGWSAKELYELLTRA
- a CDS encoding PTS system mannose/fructose/sorbose family transporter subunit IID, which gives rise to MLPTRTALSCLARSCCINAAVTARGMQQLGLLFALEPALRHLYPDAEAQAQAAAHYSAHSNTHPYMLPFYMGLLLNIEEQVAQGKLPSNALDTVRRTLGTTLSAVGDGFFEGGVFPCWALCCICLLLAGHTLPAILLTALLAVALLAFRTGTFFFALRYGLAALAWLKRLGLINWTGRIKVVNACLLTVAAAMLLPYGGDRHTLLWCMGGGAAVLAAAWIIGRLHLPRIVLWLILLTFLVLMDAGLVGL
- a CDS encoding YraN family protein — protein: MGDPPEPQTGRAPAGGDHKAALGRAGEEAAATLLRAHGMRVLARNWRSGPLELDLVCREGDTLVFVEVKTRGPGSLGSARDAVGPRKRQSLIRAARAWLAAHDQWHLPCRFDLVCIEPGPAGPHMEHIRHAFDLSGSGPSVDSGHASWQPW